The following coding sequences lie in one Mucilaginibacter sp. KACC 22773 genomic window:
- a CDS encoding S9 family peptidase produces MRYTRFCLLLVFLANFSYAQKPAVTPYLPTHQQMLQAYANADRLDSAWKKIPVVTNIRPNWQANGKQFWYDKRAGADATEYYFVNAEKQTKHQAFDTKQMANAVAAALGKPVPANKLRITAMFYGADEKQITFKTGKNWLKCDLSNYHCEKTTDTVFKDFDPTAPLQKRTYRWEANVTDSVSPDKQWTAFIRNGNLYARALKGSAEIQFTTDGTNDKPYAEITWSPDSKHLVAYLTDPKKTKKVYYVLSSVPGTTRGQLESHEYDQPGDEFTSYQPFVFNIADKSKLPVDAEKIDFFGAPILHWRDVNSRFYTYEKVDRGHQRFRVIEVDVQTGKTRNIIDEKTNTFIYEQRLYTHYLPKTHEVVWITEKDGWRHVYLVDEFTSKEKLITKGNWVVRDIDSIDVNKRQLWFTASGKNAGEDPYFIHYYRIGLDGKNMVDLTPEKGNHRLTFSPDRKYYIDTYSEVNIAPRMVLKNTATLKTVMELEHPDIAPLLNTGIKLPEVFVAKGRDGVTDIWGVVYRPANMDSAKSYPVIENIYAGPQDSFVPKNFAAVNEMQSIAQLGFIVVQIDGMGTANRSKAFHDVCWHNLADAGFADRILWMKALAAKYPQADISRVGVYGTSAGGQNSAGAVLFHPEFYKAAVSACGCHDNRIDKQWWNEQWMGYPVGPHYAEQSNITNAAKLQGNLMLIVGEADTNVPPESTYRFADALIKNNKFFDFLTVPGMGHGDGGVYGRQKKRDFFVKHLLNAEPPARNSGETLSVN; encoded by the coding sequence ATGCGATACACTCGTTTTTGTTTGTTGCTGGTTTTTTTAGCTAACTTTAGCTACGCCCAAAAACCGGCGGTTACACCATATTTGCCAACCCATCAACAAATGCTGCAGGCCTATGCCAATGCCGACAGGCTGGATTCTGCCTGGAAAAAGATCCCGGTTGTAACCAACATCAGGCCCAACTGGCAGGCAAACGGCAAGCAATTTTGGTATGACAAGCGTGCCGGGGCCGATGCTACTGAATATTACTTTGTTAATGCCGAAAAGCAAACCAAACACCAGGCCTTTGATACCAAACAAATGGCCAATGCAGTGGCTGCCGCGTTAGGGAAACCTGTGCCCGCAAATAAACTGCGCATCACGGCTATGTTTTATGGCGCCGATGAAAAGCAGATTACTTTTAAAACCGGCAAAAACTGGCTTAAATGCGATTTAAGTAATTACCATTGCGAAAAAACTACCGATACCGTTTTTAAGGATTTCGACCCAACCGCCCCGCTGCAAAAACGCACCTATCGCTGGGAGGCTAATGTTACCGATTCGGTTTCTCCCGATAAGCAATGGACGGCTTTTATCAGGAACGGGAATTTGTATGCCAGGGCCTTAAAGGGCTCTGCCGAAATACAGTTTACAACTGACGGTACTAATGATAAGCCGTATGCCGAAATCACATGGTCGCCGGATAGTAAGCATTTAGTGGCTTACCTTACCGATCCTAAAAAAACAAAAAAGGTATACTATGTATTAAGTTCGGTACCCGGCACTACAAGGGGCCAGCTCGAATCGCATGAGTACGACCAGCCGGGCGATGAATTTACATCGTACCAGCCTTTTGTTTTTAATATTGCCGATAAAAGTAAACTGCCCGTTGATGCCGAAAAGATTGATTTTTTTGGGGCGCCCATACTGCACTGGCGCGATGTTAACAGCCGCTTTTACACTTATGAAAAAGTTGACAGGGGACACCAGCGGTTCAGGGTTATTGAGGTTGATGTACAAACAGGCAAAACCCGCAACATCATCGACGAGAAAACGAATACTTTTATTTACGAGCAAAGGCTATATACGCATTATCTGCCCAAAACCCATGAAGTAGTATGGATAACCGAAAAAGATGGCTGGCGGCATGTTTACCTGGTTGATGAGTTCACCAGCAAAGAAAAGCTAATTACCAAAGGCAATTGGGTAGTACGTGATATTGATAGCATTGACGTAAATAAAAGGCAGCTATGGTTTACTGCCAGCGGCAAAAACGCGGGCGAAGACCCTTATTTTATTCACTATTACCGTATAGGCCTCGATGGTAAGAACATGGTTGACCTTACCCCGGAAAAAGGGAATCACCGGCTTACTTTCTCACCTGATAGGAAATATTATATCGATACTTATTCGGAGGTAAATATTGCGCCGCGTATGGTGCTCAAAAATACAGCTACGCTGAAAACTGTTATGGAACTGGAACATCCTGATATAGCGCCCTTATTAAATACCGGCATAAAATTGCCCGAAGTGTTTGTAGCAAAGGGGCGCGATGGGGTAACCGATATATGGGGCGTAGTTTATCGCCCTGCCAATATGGACTCCGCTAAAAGCTACCCGGTAATTGAAAATATTTACGCCGGGCCACAAGATTCATTTGTGCCTAAAAACTTTGCAGCTGTTAACGAAATGCAAAGCATAGCCCAGCTTGGCTTTATTGTGGTACAAATTGATGGCATGGGCACAGCAAACCGCTCCAAAGCTTTTCATGATGTATGCTGGCATAACCTTGCTGATGCAGGTTTTGCCGACCGTATTTTATGGATGAAAGCGCTGGCGGCAAAATACCCGCAAGCTGATATCAGCAGGGTGGGCGTTTATGGCACATCAGCAGGCGGGCAAAATTCGGCCGGTGCGGTATTGTTTCATCCCGAGTTTTATAAAGCGGCGGTATCTGCCTGCGGCTGCCACGATAACCGCATAGATAAGCAGTGGTGGAACGAGCAATGGATGGGTTACCCTGTAGGCCCGCATTATGCCGAACAATCAAACATTACCAATGCTGCAAAACTACAGGGCAATTTAATGCTGATAGTGGGCGAGGCCGATACCAACGTACCTCCCGAGTCCACCTATCGTTTTGCTGATGCGCTGATAAAAAACAATAAGTTTTTTGATTTTCTTACCGTGCCGGGAATGGGCCACGGCGATGGCGGTGTTTACGGCCGTCAAAAAAAGCGCGATTTCTTTGTTAAACATCTCTTAAACGCCGAGCCGCCCGCCCGGAATAGTGGCGAAACATTGAGTGTAAATTAA
- a CDS encoding aminotransferase class V-fold PLP-dependent enzyme, translated as MQVSPISEQEIQQLRAETNGTTQKIHFNNAGASFNPDVVVDTVINYLREEATLGGYEIEDKYREQLNNTYSLVAKLINADADEIAIVENASTAWGIAFNGIDFKPGDEIITCEMEYVTNIIGFLNAQKTLGVSLKIISNNAQGNFPLDVFEQAISPKTKLIAMTHIPSTAGGMIPIVEIGKIARRHNILYLVDACQSAGQIPLDVKEIGCDMLSVTGRKYLRAPRGTGFLFVRKEIQDSLKLLFMDGYSAPTVSLHDFKPRSDARRFELYEKNRALTLGIGKAVDYALNIGVDRIWERIQYLATLLRRELAAIDGITVHDFGAQQCGIVTFSAKGLESAFVKNKLAEKNINVSVGKAISTLIYMDKNHLQSNVRASVHYYNTAAEIQVLCTELKSMLVS; from the coding sequence ATGCAAGTTAGCCCTATAAGCGAACAGGAAATACAGCAACTACGTGCCGAAACCAACGGCACAACTCAAAAAATTCATTTCAATAATGCCGGGGCTTCTTTTAACCCCGATGTGGTGGTTGATACTGTAATTAACTACCTACGTGAAGAAGCCACCCTTGGCGGCTATGAAATTGAAGATAAATACCGGGAGCAATTAAATAATACCTATAGCCTGGTTGCCAAACTCATTAACGCCGATGCTGACGAAATTGCCATTGTTGAAAATGCAAGCACCGCCTGGGGCATCGCCTTTAACGGTATTGATTTTAAACCCGGCGACGAGATTATTACCTGCGAAATGGAATATGTAACCAATATCATCGGCTTTTTGAACGCTCAAAAAACGCTGGGTGTAAGCCTTAAAATAATATCGAACAATGCGCAGGGCAATTTCCCGCTGGATGTTTTTGAACAAGCAATATCACCAAAAACTAAATTGATAGCCATGACGCATATCCCTTCAACTGCAGGCGGGATGATCCCGATTGTGGAGATTGGGAAAATAGCCCGCCGACACAATATTTTATATTTGGTTGATGCCTGCCAAAGTGCCGGACAAATCCCGCTGGATGTAAAGGAGATTGGTTGCGATATGCTATCGGTAACCGGCCGTAAATATCTGCGGGCACCAAGAGGTACAGGCTTTCTGTTTGTGCGTAAGGAAATCCAGGACTCGTTGAAGCTCTTGTTTATGGATGGCTACAGTGCGCCAACCGTAAGCCTGCATGATTTTAAACCACGAAGCGATGCCCGCCGATTTGAGCTGTACGAGAAAAATCGCGCCCTTACCCTCGGGATTGGTAAAGCGGTGGACTATGCCTTAAACATCGGCGTAGACAGGATTTGGGAGCGCATACAGTATTTAGCCACGCTGTTGCGCCGTGAACTGGCCGCGATTGATGGTATTACCGTTCATGATTTTGGCGCGCAGCAATGCGGTATAGTAACTTTTTCGGCAAAGGGATTAGAGAGCGCGTTTGTAAAAAATAAACTGGCCGAAAAAAATATCAATGTATCTGTTGGCAAAGCCATATCCACCCTTATTTATATGGATAAAAACCATTTGCAAAGCAATGTAAGGGCTTCGGTGCATTATTATAACACGGCGGCCGAGATACAGGTACTATGTACCGAGCTAAAAAGCATGCTTGTCAGCTAA
- a CDS encoding aminotransferase-like domain-containing protein has protein sequence MEKLIAGVNDDFLYAQIAARIETQIKQNLLKSGDKLPSVRALSLEQGISISTSYKAYVELENMGMIEARPKSGYYVKFSPARLTKAPETKPPLKKIEQATVTQMIAMVYQNMSEESVIRLSRSSPPLSLIPMAKLSKSMMESIRKSPTGNINYENLQGNISLRKHVAKNAFNWGGNITGDDVVTTQGCLEALIFCLRALTKPGDTVAIESPTFFGIFNIMLSLDLKVLEIPVNPDTGIDIDYLAEAMDKVDIKACLFVTNFSNPVGSCMPDDSKQRLVKLITKRQIPLIEDDIYGEIYFGKSRPRTCKSYDTEGWVLLCSSVSKSIAPGYRVGWCIPGRFKDQVINIKMMHTISSATPTQAAVAHFFETGRYDLHMRNLRKTLYTQSLRYTQAIATHFPPGTKISQPQGGYALWIELDKNIDAFELYQLAIAQNISIAPGQIFSTDARFTNFIRISFGLTFDGAVENSFKVLGDLIRQLG, from the coding sequence ATGGAGAAATTGATTGCCGGGGTTAACGATGATTTTTTATATGCGCAGATAGCTGCCCGTATTGAAACACAGATAAAACAGAATCTGTTAAAATCCGGTGATAAGCTGCCATCTGTAAGGGCATTAAGCCTTGAGCAGGGTATCAGCATCAGCACATCATACAAAGCTTATGTAGAACTGGAAAACATGGGCATGATAGAGGCCAGGCCCAAATCGGGCTATTACGTTAAGTTTTCACCGGCAAGGTTAACCAAAGCGCCCGAAACCAAACCTCCGCTGAAAAAAATAGAGCAGGCCACTGTTACCCAGATGATCGCGATGGTTTACCAAAACATGAGCGAGGAAAGTGTTATACGTTTGTCGCGCTCATCGCCGCCGCTAAGCCTTATCCCTATGGCTAAGCTCAGTAAATCCATGATGGAATCTATCCGTAAAAGCCCCACGGGTAATATCAATTATGAAAATTTGCAGGGTAATATTTCGTTACGCAAGCATGTGGCCAAAAACGCTTTTAATTGGGGCGGCAACATTACCGGGGACGATGTGGTAACCACGCAGGGTTGCCTTGAAGCCCTGATATTTTGCCTGCGGGCGCTTACCAAACCGGGCGATACGGTTGCCATTGAGAGCCCAACCTTTTTCGGGATCTTTAATATAATGCTCAGCCTTGATCTGAAGGTGCTGGAGATTCCGGTTAATCCTGATACAGGTATCGACATTGATTACCTGGCCGAGGCTATGGATAAAGTGGATATTAAAGCATGCCTGTTTGTAACCAACTTTAGTAACCCGGTAGGCAGCTGCATGCCCGATGATAGTAAACAGCGATTGGTTAAACTAATAACAAAAAGGCAGATCCCTTTGATTGAGGATGATATTTACGGTGAAATTTATTTTGGCAAAAGTCGCCCGCGTACCTGTAAAAGCTATGATACCGAAGGCTGGGTGCTGTTATGCTCATCAGTCTCCAAATCAATTGCGCCGGGCTACCGGGTAGGCTGGTGCATACCGGGCAGGTTTAAGGACCAGGTTATCAATATCAAAATGATGCATACTATCAGCTCGGCCACGCCAACCCAGGCAGCTGTTGCTCATTTTTTTGAAACAGGCCGGTATGATCTGCATATGCGCAACCTGCGTAAAACATTGTACACCCAAAGCCTGCGTTATACCCAGGCTATTGCTACTCATTTCCCGCCAGGCACCAAAATAAGCCAGCCCCAGGGAGGCTATGCCCTGTGGATTGAGCTGGATAAAAATATTGATGCATTTGAGCTTTACCAGCTTGCCATTGCCCAAAACATCAGCATTGCGCCCGGTCAAATTTTCAGCACCGATGCCCGCTTCACCAATTTTATCCGCATTAGTTTTGGTTTAACCTTTGATGGCGCAGTGGAAAATAGCTTTAAAGTTTTAGGAGATTTGATAAGGCAATTGGGATGA
- a CDS encoding GNAT family N-acetyltransferase produces the protein MELQLIDYQPKYQSYFEKFNKAWLEEFFVVEPLDKWVLENPDEAMLKQGGKIYFAAAGDTIIGTVGLRFIEDGVYELTKMAVDKAYHGGGAGQFLCQAGIDKAREMGVKKLILFSSRILKNAVHIYHKLGFTEIPVTPGTYGRADIMMEINFQ, from the coding sequence ATGGAACTTCAATTAATTGATTATCAGCCAAAGTATCAGTCGTACTTTGAAAAATTCAACAAAGCATGGCTCGAAGAATTTTTTGTGGTTGAGCCGCTGGACAAATGGGTTTTGGAAAACCCCGACGAAGCCATGCTAAAACAAGGTGGTAAAATTTATTTTGCAGCCGCAGGCGATACTATTATTGGTACAGTAGGACTGCGCTTTATTGAGGATGGCGTTTATGAGCTTACCAAAATGGCTGTTGATAAGGCTTATCATGGTGGTGGTGCCGGTCAGTTTTTATGCCAGGCTGGTATTGATAAAGCCAGGGAAATGGGTGTTAAAAAACTCATCCTTTTTTCGAGCCGCATACTAAAAAACGCTGTTCACATTTATCACAAATTAGGCTTTACAGAAATCCCGGTTACGCCAGGCACTTATGGCCGCGCCGATATTATGATGGAGATAAATTTTCAATAA
- a CDS encoding DUF885 family protein — protein sequence MFTTTKTTTTFFAVLCLATCSLAGKAQTAAANNALYEQTSEMAGTIIRYGQDINAIKDFYSPYYVNEHNEDEYKMNVLNSPEQRKRLVEIDNDYLKQLQQADFESMSIYGKVDYILLKKRIKFDLNDLKNEEEKYNQVAKYLSCADGIYALEKRRRHGDFMDGEKVATELTAILKQLKADTAAYHKLPSLDMPLARITKEALAGLKGRLRDFYSFYNTYDPAFTWWVPGPYKALDAALGKYSDMALSKGKVITTQKPDSSGIKGVPIGRDALISQLQAEMIPYTPEELIQLANKEFAWCDKEMLKASQEMGFGTDWKKALEKVKNSYVPVGHQPELIVKLYNDAISFIKERDLITIPPLAEETWGMTMMSPERQLVNPFFLGGKEIMISYPTNSMEAQDKLMSMRGNNPYFSRGTVQHELIPGHNLQYFMNSRYKAYRQDFVTPFGVEGWSLYWELLLYDKGFAKTPEERVGMLFWRMHRCARIIFSLNYHLGKWTPQQCIDFLIDRVGHEKANAAGEVRRSFEGGYSPLYQVAYLLGGLQIMELKKEMVDSGKMSYKQFHDTFMKQNLIPIEMMRATFINQPLTRDFTTSWKFYDFNK from the coding sequence GTGTTCACTACCACAAAAACAACCACCACCTTTTTCGCTGTACTTTGTTTAGCCACCTGCTCATTGGCGGGCAAGGCACAAACAGCTGCCGCTAACAATGCCCTTTATGAGCAAACCAGCGAAATGGCGGGCACCATTATTCGTTATGGGCAGGATATTAATGCCATTAAAGATTTTTACTCGCCTTATTATGTTAACGAGCATAACGAGGATGAGTATAAAATGAATGTGCTTAACTCGCCCGAGCAGCGCAAAAGGCTGGTTGAAATTGACAACGATTACCTGAAGCAATTGCAACAGGCCGATTTTGAATCGATGAGTATTTATGGCAAAGTAGATTATATTTTGCTAAAAAAAAGGATAAAATTCGATCTGAACGACCTGAAAAATGAAGAGGAAAAGTATAACCAGGTTGCCAAATACCTGTCATGTGCCGATGGTATTTACGCCCTGGAAAAGAGACGCCGCCACGGCGATTTTATGGACGGCGAAAAAGTGGCAACCGAGTTAACTGCTATACTGAAACAGCTAAAAGCCGACACCGCGGCATATCATAAACTGCCCAGCCTGGATATGCCCCTGGCGCGAATTACCAAAGAAGCGCTGGCAGGCCTTAAGGGGCGCCTAAGAGACTTTTATAGCTTTTACAATACATACGATCCTGCCTTTACATGGTGGGTGCCCGGGCCCTATAAAGCCCTTGATGCCGCCCTTGGCAAGTACAGCGATATGGCATTAAGCAAAGGCAAAGTAATTACAACCCAAAAGCCCGATAGCAGCGGTATAAAGGGCGTGCCTATTGGCCGCGATGCCCTAATAAGCCAGCTACAGGCCGAAATGATCCCCTACACACCCGAAGAACTGATCCAGCTGGCCAATAAAGAATTTGCCTGGTGCGATAAGGAAATGTTAAAGGCGTCGCAGGAAATGGGTTTCGGTACCGATTGGAAAAAAGCTTTGGAGAAGGTAAAAAACAGCTATGTACCAGTAGGCCATCAGCCGGAACTGATTGTGAAATTATATAACGATGCCATCAGTTTTATCAAAGAACGTGACCTGATTACGATACCGCCATTGGCCGAAGAAACCTGGGGCATGACAATGATGTCGCCCGAGCGACAATTGGTTAACCCGTTCTTTTTGGGTGGTAAAGAGATCATGATATCGTACCCAACCAATAGTATGGAAGCGCAGGATAAGCTCATGAGCATGCGTGGCAATAACCCTTATTTTTCAAGAGGCACAGTTCAGCATGAATTAATACCCGGCCATAACCTGCAATACTTCATGAACAGCCGGTACAAAGCCTATAGGCAGGATTTTGTGACGCCATTTGGGGTAGAGGGATGGTCGTTATACTGGGAGTTATTACTGTATGATAAGGGCTTTGCCAAAACTCCCGAAGAAAGGGTTGGGATGCTATTTTGGCGCATGCACCGTTGCGCAAGAATCATCTTCTCGCTCAATTACCATCTGGGTAAATGGACGCCGCAGCAATGTATCGACTTTTTGATTGACCGTGTAGGGCACGAAAAAGCCAATGCCGCCGGTGAAGTAAGGCGTTCTTTTGAAGGTGGCTACAGCCCACTTTACCAGGTAGCCTACCTGCTGGGCGGTCTGCAAATAATGGAGCTTAAAAAGGAGATGGTTGATAGTGGTAAAATGAGCTACAAGCAATTTCATGATACGTTTATGAAGCAGAATCTTATCCCTATTGAAATGATGCGGGCCACATTTATCAACCAGCCATTAACCAGGGATTTTACCACCAGCTGGAAGTTTTACGATTTTAATAAATAA
- a CDS encoding LTA synthase family protein, which produces MLRSLFSFCRFFIFWIILALITRVVFEVYFRNKLSGASFSEIAQTFQYGLLMDASVAAYISSVPLLVFCVNWFTKRHIGSKWLRFYVYLAVVIIAIVTVVNLNIFREWGTKVNFRAFDVFFNAPSEAFAASSSSPLFLTFVLFVALIAGGVFLSKYIIDFDFKKPNAPLIVKPVIVVLLLGITLLIIRGGLQVAPIAQSNAYFSPKPILNQSALNTEWNLIQNVVENLESPGNPYVFMPAEKASAMVDSMYAVKKDSTLHILTTNRPNVVIFQLESFTADLIESLGGEKGDAPNFEDFIKQGVLFDSVYAASDRTDKGIVAIMSAFPSQATRTIIIDNERQERLPALSTVFADQGYRTSYFYGGESEFMNFKAYLLSHKITDLVDKRDFEAKEMNSKWGAHDDILFRRNISYLNKVQKPFFSYVQTLSNHEPFELPVPPHFPGDDMGNKFRSTAYYTDASLKQYFDAAKKQSWYKNTLFILVADHGHRLPLDKSEPYEPRKYHIPILFFGDAIKPEYRGLRIKKLGNQTDIAATLLAQLNLPHQQFKWSKDLLNPYSRDFAFFDWDNGMGFMLPNQAVTYDNAGQTVSYIQNKNAPKAYTDKTLDYAKAFMQQVFSDYLK; this is translated from the coding sequence ATGTTGAGAAGCCTGTTTAGTTTTTGCCGCTTTTTTATTTTCTGGATCATACTGGCCCTCATTACCCGTGTGGTATTCGAAGTCTATTTTCGCAACAAACTTAGTGGTGCCAGTTTTTCGGAGATAGCCCAAACCTTTCAATACGGCCTCCTGATGGATGCCTCGGTTGCAGCATACATCAGTTCTGTCCCCCTGCTGGTATTTTGCGTTAACTGGTTCACCAAAAGGCATATTGGTAGTAAATGGCTCAGGTTTTACGTTTACCTGGCTGTAGTTATCATCGCTATAGTAACGGTTGTTAACCTCAATATTTTCCGCGAATGGGGTACCAAGGTAAATTTCAGGGCATTTGATGTTTTCTTTAACGCGCCATCTGAGGCTTTTGCCGCATCAAGTTCGTCACCACTGTTTTTAACTTTTGTGCTGTTTGTGGCTTTGATAGCCGGAGGTGTTTTTCTGTCGAAATACATTATCGATTTTGATTTTAAAAAGCCCAACGCGCCACTGATTGTAAAGCCCGTTATCGTTGTTTTGTTGCTGGGCATAACCCTGCTGATTATCCGTGGCGGCCTGCAGGTAGCGCCTATAGCCCAAAGCAATGCCTATTTCTCGCCAAAACCCATCCTTAACCAATCAGCATTAAACACCGAATGGAACCTGATCCAGAACGTAGTAGAAAACCTGGAATCGCCGGGTAATCCTTACGTGTTTATGCCTGCCGAAAAGGCTTCGGCGATGGTTGATAGTATGTACGCCGTAAAAAAAGACAGCACTTTACATATCCTAACAACCAACCGCCCAAACGTGGTTATTTTTCAACTGGAAAGTTTTACTGCCGATTTAATTGAATCATTAGGCGGCGAAAAGGGCGATGCACCCAACTTTGAAGATTTTATAAAACAAGGCGTTTTGTTTGATAGCGTATATGCGGCCAGCGACCGTACCGACAAAGGCATTGTAGCCATTATGAGCGCTTTCCCGTCGCAGGCCACGCGCACAATTATCATTGATAACGAAAGGCAGGAACGCCTGCCGGCACTATCCACTGTTTTTGCCGACCAGGGATACCGAACATCCTATTTTTACGGCGGCGAAAGCGAGTTCATGAACTTTAAGGCCTACCTGTTAAGCCACAAAATAACCGACCTGGTAGATAAAAGAGATTTTGAAGCCAAAGAAATGAACTCCAAATGGGGCGCACACGACGATATTTTATTCAGGCGGAATATCAGCTACCTGAACAAAGTACAAAAGCCGTTTTTTAGCTACGTTCAAACGCTAAGCAACCACGAGCCCTTTGAGCTTCCCGTTCCTCCGCATTTCCCCGGCGATGATATGGGCAACAAATTCAGGAGCACGGCCTACTATACCGATGCCAGCCTGAAACAATACTTTGATGCCGCAAAAAAACAAAGCTGGTACAAAAACACCCTGTTTATTTTAGTGGCCGATCATGGGCACCGCTTACCGCTCGATAAATCGGAACCTTACGAACCACGTAAATATCATATCCCCATACTGTTTTTCGGCGATGCTATCAAACCAGAATACCGCGGCCTAAGGATAAAAAAGCTGGGCAACCAAACGGATATAGCCGCCACCCTGCTGGCACAATTAAACCTGCCGCATCAGCAATTCAAATGGTCGAAGGATTTACTGAACCCCTATAGCCGCGATTTCGCGTTTTTTGACTGGGATAACGGCATGGGCTTTATGCTGCCCAACCAGGCTGTTACTTACGATAACGCAGGCCAAACGGTTAGCTATATCCAAAACAAAAACGCTCCAAAAGCTTATACTGATAAAACGTTGGATTATGCCAAGGCTTTTATGCAACAAGTGTTTTCGGATTATTTGAAGTAA
- a CDS encoding MFS transporter has product MYSTLSVPKTIKQRHQGIANLLAFALIPLSGFATDIYIPSLPTMAAELHVSSIQVQLTLTLFLISYGVTQLFIGSVLDSFGRYNISLACLVLFAVASIVIATSTNIYVIYLMRIVHGITVAGVIVSKRAYFIDLFSGEKLKHYLSMFSIIWSTGPIVAPFIGGYLQTGYGWKSNFYLLAIFAAVFVVLELIFSGETLKNFSTFHIKKIGGIYADMIKTTSFTLGLIMLGLAYCMVMIYNMTGPFIIEHTLHLSPVVAGYSSLVLGIAWLIGGLIGKATINKPFFNRMVVNLTLQVIFVIVMLISMRYIANLYTIIFFAFIIHIAAGFTFNNFFTYCLSRFPKNAGIASGLSGGINYVIVSFFSYGIVFLLPAKDEHNLGYSYFILIVLSVIVMLILKMKKELLSEGV; this is encoded by the coding sequence ATGTACTCAACGCTTTCTGTGCCAAAAACAATTAAACAACGGCACCAGGGTATTGCCAATTTACTGGCTTTTGCATTAATACCGCTTTCGGGCTTTGCAACTGATATATACATCCCGTCGTTACCTACCATGGCTGCCGAATTGCATGTGAGCAGTATCCAGGTGCAGCTTACTTTAACCTTGTTTTTAATAAGCTACGGCGTTACCCAACTATTTATTGGCAGCGTGCTTGATAGTTTTGGCCGATACAACATAAGCCTGGCATGCCTGGTGCTTTTTGCGGTTGCCAGTATTGTTATAGCCACCTCTACCAATATTTATGTAATATACCTCATGCGGATAGTACACGGTATTACCGTAGCTGGTGTAATTGTTTCCAAGCGCGCTTACTTTATCGATCTTTTTTCGGGCGAAAAGCTGAAGCATTATCTTAGTATGTTTTCTATCATCTGGTCTACCGGGCCAATTGTAGCGCCTTTTATTGGCGGATACCTTCAAACCGGTTACGGTTGGAAATCAAACTTTTACCTCCTGGCCATATTTGCAGCAGTATTTGTGGTTTTGGAGCTGATCTTCAGCGGTGAAACTTTGAAAAACTTTTCGACATTCCATATCAAAAAGATCGGTGGCATTTATGCCGACATGATAAAAACCACCAGTTTTACCCTCGGTCTTATTATGTTGGGGCTTGCATACTGTATGGTGATGATCTATAACATGACGGGCCCTTTTATCATAGAACATACTTTGCATCTATCGCCTGTTGTAGCGGGTTATAGCTCCCTGGTGCTGGGCATAGCCTGGCTTATTGGTGGGCTTATTGGTAAAGCCACCATCAACAAACCATTTTTTAACCGCATGGTGGTTAACCTTACCCTGCAGGTAATATTTGTAATAGTTATGCTGATAAGCATGAGGTATATAGCCAATTTATATACCATTATATTTTTCGCTTTTATAATCCATATAGCGGCAGGGTTTACTTTTAATAACTTTTTTACCTATTGCTTAAGCCGCTTCCCAAAAAACGCCGGTATAGCCAGCGGACTTTCGGGCGGGATAAATTACGTTATCGTATCGTTTTTTAGCTATGGCATTGTTTTTCTGCTGCCCGCTAAAGATGAACATAACCTGGGATACAGCTATTTTATACTGATCGTGCTATCGGTTATAGTGATGCTGATATTAAAAATGAAGAAGGAACTGCTGAGCGAAGGGGTATAA